From the Dendrosporobacter quercicolus genome, the window TCCAGCTGGGCCCGGCCGTCTGCTTTCGTTTCTTCCCGGATGTTGATTAAAAAGTCAAATTCGCCGTAATCGCCAACCAGGCTGGATATCGTTTCGGAAAAGTAGCTGTCAGCCGACATTGCCGCCAGTCCGGCCAGTGTGGCGCCAAGCGCCACACTGAAGATCAGCAGCACCACCACATCGCGATTAAACGAATTGGCAAAGAAGGTTCTCACCATCATCCTGCGAACTATGATTAGTTTATTTCTCACTATGCTCCTCCTCTTAAGCCGCCGCACCGGCCTGTCGCCATACTAAAGTATCTGCAGGATGACGGCTTATTAGTCATAGCGCCGATAAGCTACGAATCCTAACGACAATATCATAACAAAACCGCCAGTGGATATAATAGTACCAGAAGATTTCTGCAACAGGAGGAACGCTGTGAATAATAAGCAACGGAATTTTTCCGCCGGTTTTCTTTTCGTCGCGCTTTTGCTGGCTTGGCTGTTCAATGATCTCATCTATAAGCCGCTAATTATTCGCGAAACCGAAGTTAGTTACAATGTTTTTCTGGCAAACTTAAACGAAGGAAAAATTGATCACGTTATTCTGACAACAGACCGCATTATCTTTTATCTTAAAGCCACTGAAACACAACCGGAAACGCTCGCAAATGTAGTGCCGGTAAACGATCCCGACTTGACTGACCGGTTGATTGCCGCAGGGGTGGAGTTTTCAGCCCAGGCGCAAACCCAAAGCTTGTTTACCGCCCTGTTCGGCTGGCTGCTCCCCCTGCTGCCGTTATTTCTCATCTGGTACTTCATTGCCAAGCGGATGGGCGGGGCCGGCCCAAACGCCATGTCCTTCGGGAAAAGCAAAGCCCATGAAATTGAAGGTGAAATGATCGGGGTAAAATTTGATGATGTCGGGGGTGTTGGTGAAGCGGAGGTTGAACTGCGGGAAGTGATAGAGTATCTGAAAACGCCGGACAAGTTCACCCGCATCGGCGCTAAGCTGCCAAAAGGAATTTTACTCGCCGGTCCGCCCGGCACCGGCAAAACCCTGCTCGCAAAAGCAACCGCCGGTGAAGCCGGAGTACCTTTTTTCTTTCTGACAGGCTCCAGTTTTGTCGAAATGTTTGTCGGCGTCGGCGCTTCAAGAGTGCGGGACCTTTTCCAGCAGGCGCAGAAAAAAGCGCCCTGCATCATTTTCATTGACGAAATTGATGCAATCGGCCAAGCCCGTTCAAATATCGGACGAATTGGCGGGAATAGCGAACAGGAGAACACGCTCAACCAGCTGCTGGCGGAAATGGACGGCTTTAAAGCCAATTCGGGCGTAGTCATTATGGCTGCCACCAACCGCCCGGAAATTCTTGATCCGGCTTTAGTACGGCCGGGCCGCTTTGACCGGCAGATACAGGTAACCCTGCCGACTGAGCCAGGCCGCTTGCAAATACTCAAAATCCACACCCGGAGCATGCCGCTGAGCGATCAGGTCAGCCTTGAACGGCTGGCCAAAGTAACCGCCGGCTTTTCCGGCGCAGAACTGGCGAATATCGCCAACGAAGCTTCCCTGCTGGCCGTCCGCCGCAACTCGGGCACCATTACCATGACTGATTTTGACCTGGCCATTGAACGGATTGTGGCCGGCTTGCAGCGAAAAACACCGCTTTCGGAAGACATTCGCCGGAAAGTGGCTTTTCACGAAGTGGGTCATGCGCTCACCGCCTATTATTTACCGGGAACCGACCCCGTCCATAAAGTCAGCATCATTCCAACCGCCAAGGGAGCTCTGGGCTATACGCTGCAAATGCCTGAAGAAGAGCGCTATCTTATCGGCGAAAGCGAATTAAAGTCCCGTCTGGCCGTAATGCTTGGCGGGCGGGCGGCTGAACTGATCATCTTCAAAGAAGCCTCCACCGGCGCATCCAATGACCTGGAGCGCGCCACGGAAATGGCGCGCCGGATGATTACCGAATTCGGCATGTCCGCCAAACTGGGACCGGTGCGCTATGCCGCCGCCGCCGGCAATTACCTGTCAAGCGGCGTTACCGGACGAAATGACTTAAGCCCCGCCACCATTGCCTGTATTGATGAGGAAATCCGCCTGTTCTTAAATGAAGCCCACGAAACGGCAACCCGGGTTTTAACCGACCACCCGGAGGTTTTGCAGCAGGCGGCGCAGTTTCTCACCGACCAGGAAGTCATCTCCGGCGATCAGCTGGCCGCTATTGCCAACACACCGGCTAAATAGAAACGGCCTGATACAGAAGTCAGCCTTCTTCTGCCTCAGGCCGTTTTTCATTCTAGAAATTACTTCCAGCACCCGGCAGGAATCCCCCCAACACTGCTAGAACGTGTAGGTAGTTGACAAGCTTTGTAGTATTTTGTCTTGTGCCGCTGGTGGCTGCTACTCTAGTGTATCGCCGCCATAAGCGCCACACGATTATTTGAGAGGAGAACAGTCTTGGGAAAAAGTAATACCAACGATAAAATCCTCCACCGGCGTTTTCGTAGACACCTCGCCATATCGACGGCAAAGACTGCAAAAACTGCAAAAACTGTTTTGAGAACTGGTCATACTGCCGGCAATCAACCGGAACAGCAATGTCGGATTGTCGGCATCGGCGCCTCGGCCGGCAGCCTTCAGGCCCTGATTCAGTTGTTTGAAGCTATGGCGGAAACCACCGGCATGGCTTTTGTCGTAATCCAACAGCCGGATGCCGGCAATGACAGCACTTGGGCCAATATTTTAGCGAGCGCCACAGCCCTGCCTGTCAGCGAAGTACTGTTGAACGCCGTTGTCCGGCCCAACCATATTTACGTTATTGCCCCAGGCGCAATACTATCGGTTTCGCGCGGAATGCTGACCGCCGCACCGCCAAAAGACGGCGAACAACAATATCCACCCATAGATTCTTTTTTCGAATCTTTGGCCCGGGATAAGGGCAATCAGGCACTTGGCATCATTTTATCCGGCGACGGCGCGGACGGCGCCCAGGGCTTGAAAGCGATAAAAAACGCCGGCGGCATTACCTTCACTCAGGCGCCAGCGGCGGAAACCGGCAGCATGCCGCGTAACGCAACCGCTGACAAAATGGTGGACTTTGTCCTGACGCCAACCGAAATTGCCTTAAAACTGGCGCTCCTCGGTCAAGCCGATGCTAGCGCCGCGACGGCAAAAACCACTGAGCTGTTTCCTGACCAAACCGAAAATCTGAACATAATTGTAAGCCTGCTGTGCAAGGTTAGCGGCGTTAACTTCACCGAATATAAGCTGCTTACGATAAAACGTCGTATCATGCGCCGAATGGGTCTGCTTAACATAGACCGGCTGGACGATTATATCGCTTATCTTCGGCAAAACGACAGGGAACTTGCCGCCCTGCACCAGGATATGCTCATCAATATCACGAAATTTTTTCGTGATCCGCATAGCTTTGATGCCTTAAAAACCACCGTTTTTCCCCTACTGCTTAGCAGCACTGCCGCCAGCGCCCCCATCCGGCTGTGGGTACCCGGGTGCTCAACCGGAGAGGAGGCCTATTCACTGGCTATCGCTTTGCTGGAATATCTGGAAGACAAATCCGTCCACAGGCAAATTCAGATATTTGCCACCGATATCAACGAATCGGTGATCACCAAAGCCAGGGCTGGAATTTACCCCCAGTCAATTGCCGCCGATATTTCCTCCAGCAGGCTCAGCCGCTTTTTTATTGAAGTAGAGCAGGGCTATCAGGTCAGTAAGAGTATTCGCAACATTTGCTTATTCGCCAGACAGGACATCGGACAGGACCCGCCTATTTCCCGGGTAAGCTTCATCAGCTGCCGCAATGTCATGATCTATTTCGGATTGGCGCTGCACCGGCGAGTTTT encodes:
- the ftsH gene encoding ATP-dependent zinc metalloprotease FtsH, producing MNNKQRNFSAGFLFVALLLAWLFNDLIYKPLIIRETEVSYNVFLANLNEGKIDHVILTTDRIIFYLKATETQPETLANVVPVNDPDLTDRLIAAGVEFSAQAQTQSLFTALFGWLLPLLPLFLIWYFIAKRMGGAGPNAMSFGKSKAHEIEGEMIGVKFDDVGGVGEAEVELREVIEYLKTPDKFTRIGAKLPKGILLAGPPGTGKTLLAKATAGEAGVPFFFLTGSSFVEMFVGVGASRVRDLFQQAQKKAPCIIFIDEIDAIGQARSNIGRIGGNSEQENTLNQLLAEMDGFKANSGVVIMAATNRPEILDPALVRPGRFDRQIQVTLPTEPGRLQILKIHTRSMPLSDQVSLERLAKVTAGFSGAELANIANEASLLAVRRNSGTITMTDFDLAIERIVAGLQRKTPLSEDIRRKVAFHEVGHALTAYYLPGTDPVHKVSIIPTAKGALGYTLQMPEEERYLIGESELKSRLAVMLGGRAAELIIFKEASTGASNDLERATEMARRMITEFGMSAKLGPVRYAAAAGNYLSSGVTGRNDLSPATIACIDEEIRLFLNEAHETATRVLTDHPEVLQQAAQFLTDQEVISGDQLAAIANTPAK